A genomic region of Solanum dulcamara chromosome 2, daSolDulc1.2, whole genome shotgun sequence contains the following coding sequences:
- the LOC129875900 gene encoding uncharacterized protein LOC129875900 has protein sequence MLSMDGIESDGKDVNESSFGIDSLVHNLIVTDIISSATKPAVPQEPQSSFVFETASKSEPTVPNEAHEVIAKVENKDSENQFIYPVPLQILHPANVINQSKLELDDELLPNLNNIKEIIIPKITTKED, from the exons ATGTTGAGCATGGATGGCATAGAAAGTGATGGCAAAGATGTCAATGAATCA AGTTTTGGGATCGATTCACTTGTTCATAATCTGATTGTCACTGATAttatatcaagtgctacaaaaCCTGCAGTACCACAA gaaCCTCAATCAAGCTTTGTATTTGAGACAGCTTCAAAATCAGAGCCAACAGTACCCAATGAAGCTCATGAAGTGATAGCGAAAGTGGAAAACAAAGATTCTGAAAATCAATTCATATATCCAGTGCCTCTTCAAATTTTGCACCCTGCGAATGTTATAAATCAGTCTAAGCTTGAATTGGACGATGAACTGTTACCAAATTTGAATAATATAAAGGAAATCATCATACCAAAAATCACTACCAAGGAAGATTAG